A genome region from Natronobeatus ordinarius includes the following:
- a CDS encoding HVO_0416 family zinc finger protein: protein MASSPNGAGDEVFDQFLADRGHTVERVGWERDYNKKQCPECGGLHDPSATSCTVCGWDPRE from the coding sequence ATGGCATCCTCACCCAATGGTGCCGGCGACGAGGTGTTCGACCAATTCCTGGCGGATCGCGGCCACACAGTCGAACGAGTAGGGTGGGAGCGAGACTATAACAAGAAACAGTGTCCGGAGTGTGGTGGACTTCACGATCCATCCGCTACGTCCTGTACCGTCTGTGGGTGGGATCCGCGAGAGTAG
- a CDS encoding SCO family protein codes for MDRRHYLQAVATAGVTGVAGCLDGLSETDDGKTVLEPPAQDLSAASHPSYGDELPELELPDPLTGEPVSTTQFEGERAVLLTFFYTNCPDGMCPALILRLRRSQEVAAAEGYDDDIAFLAMTFDPERDTAVELESYGVERGVDLEAGNWHYLRPDRYEDGATVLTERFGLPLKKVDAEEYDHLEYVFPHYNLLLLVNERGIVERAYPNGATVEVARVVADVETVVTA; via the coding sequence ATGGACCGTCGCCACTACCTGCAGGCGGTCGCGACGGCGGGCGTCACCGGCGTCGCCGGCTGTCTCGATGGGCTGTCGGAAACCGACGATGGGAAGACCGTACTCGAGCCGCCGGCACAGGATCTGAGCGCGGCGTCACACCCCAGTTACGGTGACGAACTGCCCGAACTCGAGCTCCCGGATCCGCTCACCGGCGAGCCGGTCTCGACGACGCAGTTCGAGGGCGAGCGAGCCGTCCTGTTGACGTTCTTCTACACGAACTGTCCCGACGGAATGTGTCCCGCGTTGATCTTGCGGCTCCGGCGGTCACAGGAGGTCGCCGCCGCGGAGGGCTACGACGACGACATCGCGTTCCTCGCAATGACCTTCGACCCCGAACGTGACACCGCAGTCGAACTCGAGAGCTACGGCGTCGAACGGGGTGTCGACCTCGAGGCCGGCAACTGGCACTATCTGCGTCCGGACCGATACGAGGACGGAGCGACGGTCCTCACCGAACGGTTCGGGCTGCCACTCAAGAAGGTCGACGCCGAGGAGTACGACCACCTCGAGTACGTCTTTCCGCACTACAACCTGCTCTTGCTGGTCAACGAACGGGGGATCGTCGAGCGCGCCTATCCCAACGGCGCAACCGTCGAGGTCGCTCGCGTCGTCGCGGACGTCGAAACGGTGGTGACCGCCTGA
- a CDS encoding DUF7521 family protein, with protein MTEAPFLAAKLVTLALSLAVAYLAYHGYRRNGREPMLYVSAGFVLIGAGAICEGLIYLFFGTSIVSAGLIQAVIVSSGMLCVLFSLTK; from the coding sequence ATGACCGAAGCACCCTTTCTCGCCGCGAAGCTCGTCACGCTCGCGTTGAGTCTCGCGGTCGCGTATCTGGCCTACCATGGCTACCGGCGAAACGGCCGCGAGCCGATGCTGTACGTCTCCGCCGGCTTCGTCCTCATCGGCGCCGGTGCGATCTGTGAGGGACTCATCTACCTGTTCTTTGGGACCTCGATCGTCTCTGCGGGCCTCATTCAGGCGGTGATCGTCTCGAGCGGCATGCTCTGTGTCCTCTTCTCGCTGACGAAGTGA
- a CDS encoding polysaccharide deacetylase family protein, which yields MRRRTYLTSATVTALGLSIAGCVGGDGDDTPDTADNDSNDDDPETDGHDDDSGDESEADDEPEDEEEPTEELPDLVGTFDDFEELDAWEAVVGTLEADGERAFEGSQSARLTASEAEEQVRISRELSEPIDVTDVVPGLAFATSSAANVVIQLHDEDGDYLQYQQLIHASHPFLRQNFGHTAVSGEPDASEITEIQIVHWTGDGEGEVWIDDLHFVPRVETGRVMFQFQGGFETDYTHAFPILESYDLTGSTFVATDRIRPSGEADGSRLTLDQLAELVDAGWSLGTVGARHQQLHRIEPGENEMHILEPLEWFDEHGYDDARYFAFPGGRYDQAQYDLVAEHYDLGYAGRFRSQGWASNPYTITRISGDVGQRNLSAEELIDALDWTAARGGITTIVFYEMDGDDAEALEAAAAHLAELVAAGELELITPGEIADEYVP from the coding sequence ATGAGACGACGCACGTATCTGACGAGCGCGACGGTGACGGCACTCGGGCTCTCGATTGCGGGTTGTGTCGGCGGCGACGGTGACGACACTCCCGACACTGCAGACAACGACTCGAACGACGACGACCCCGAGACTGACGGCCACGACGACGATTCGGGCGACGAATCCGAAGCCGACGACGAACCGGAGGACGAGGAGGAGCCGACCGAGGAGTTGCCCGATCTGGTCGGCACGTTCGACGACTTCGAGGAGCTGGACGCCTGGGAAGCGGTCGTTGGCACGCTCGAGGCCGACGGAGAGCGCGCGTTCGAGGGGTCCCAGTCGGCTCGCCTGACGGCCTCGGAGGCCGAAGAGCAGGTCAGGATCTCACGAGAGCTGTCCGAGCCCATCGACGTCACAGACGTCGTCCCCGGGCTGGCCTTCGCGACCAGCAGCGCCGCGAACGTGGTGATCCAGCTCCACGACGAGGACGGCGACTACCTCCAGTACCAGCAGTTGATCCACGCGAGTCACCCGTTCCTCCGGCAGAACTTCGGACACACGGCCGTCTCCGGCGAGCCGGACGCGAGCGAGATCACCGAGATCCAGATCGTCCACTGGACGGGCGACGGCGAGGGAGAGGTCTGGATCGACGACCTCCACTTCGTCCCCCGCGTCGAAACCGGCCGGGTGATGTTCCAGTTCCAGGGCGGATTCGAGACCGACTACACGCACGCGTTCCCGATCCTCGAGTCGTACGACCTGACGGGATCGACGTTCGTCGCGACCGATCGGATTCGCCCGAGCGGTGAGGCCGACGGGAGCCGGCTGACCCTCGATCAGCTGGCCGAACTCGTCGACGCCGGCTGGTCGCTCGGCACCGTCGGCGCGAGACACCAGCAGCTCCACCGAATCGAACCCGGCGAGAACGAAATGCACATCCTCGAGCCGCTCGAGTGGTTCGACGAGCACGGGTACGACGACGCCCGGTACTTCGCGTTCCCCGGCGGCCGGTACGATCAGGCGCAGTACGACCTCGTCGCGGAACACTATGACCTCGGCTACGCGGGACGGTTCCGCTCACAGGGCTGGGCGAGCAACCCCTACACCATCACGCGCATCTCGGGCGACGTTGGCCAGCGCAACCTGAGCGCCGAGGAGCTGATCGACGCACTCGACTGGACGGCCGCACGCGGCGGCATCACGACGATCGTCTTCTACGAGATGGACGGCGACGATGCGGAGGCGCTCGAGGCGGCGGCCGCACACCTGGCCGAACTCGTCGCCGCGGGCGAGCTCGAGCTGATCACGCCGGGCGAGATCGCCGACGAGTACGTTCCCTGA
- a CDS encoding 30S ribosomal protein S6e yields MASFTVVVGDPESGASYQLEADGQDANRFLGKSIGDEVDGSAVSLDGYTLEITGGSDEAGRPLNESVAGPDLDEVLMKERQTGYKPQRDGERRRITVRGRELSDAVAQVNATVTERGNASIADLLGEGDDE; encoded by the coding sequence ATGGCAAGTTTCACTGTCGTCGTCGGCGACCCCGAGTCGGGGGCGTCGTACCAGCTCGAAGCGGACGGACAGGACGCAAACCGGTTCCTCGGCAAGTCCATCGGCGACGAGGTCGACGGAAGCGCCGTCTCCCTCGACGGCTACACGCTCGAGATCACGGGTGGCTCGGACGAGGCGGGTCGCCCGCTGAACGAGAGCGTCGCCGGTCCGGACTTAGACGAAGTGCTGATGAAAGAGCGCCAGACGGGCTACAAGCCCCAGCGCGACGGCGAGCGCCGACGCATCACGGTTCGCGGCCGCGAGCTCTCCGACGCGGTCGCCCAGGTGAACGCCACCGTCACCGAACGTGGCAACGCCTCGATCGCGGACCTGCTCGGCGAGGGCGACGACGAGTAA
- the ubaA gene encoding SAMP-activating enzyme E1 has product MSDLRLDATQLDRYSRHVIMDEVGPEGQKRLLDGSVLVVGAGGLGSPAIQYLAAAGVGRLGIVDDDVVERSNLQRQIVHRDEDVGKPKAESAADFVRGLNPDVDVEPYETRLTPENVRALVDGYDLVLDASDNFATRYLLNDHCVLENVPLCHGAIYRFEGQVTTFTNDGDGPCYRCIFPEAPEPGTVPDCATTGVLGVLPGTVGCIQATEAVKYFLGNGELLEGRLLMYDAMDMTFDTVEIKPNPTCPVCGGDPAIESIHDVEYEGVCSIAAD; this is encoded by the coding sequence ATGAGCGACCTTCGCCTGGACGCGACCCAGCTCGACCGGTACTCGAGACACGTCATCATGGACGAGGTGGGTCCAGAGGGACAGAAACGGCTGCTCGACGGGAGCGTGCTGGTCGTCGGAGCGGGCGGACTGGGTTCGCCGGCCATCCAGTACCTCGCCGCCGCTGGCGTCGGCCGACTGGGGATCGTCGACGACGACGTCGTCGAACGGTCGAACTTACAACGCCAGATCGTCCACCGCGACGAGGACGTGGGCAAGCCGAAAGCCGAGAGTGCCGCCGACTTCGTCCGCGGGCTGAACCCCGACGTCGACGTCGAACCGTACGAGACGCGGCTCACGCCGGAGAACGTCAGGGCGCTCGTCGACGGCTACGACCTCGTCCTCGACGCCAGCGACAACTTCGCCACCCGCTACCTGCTCAACGACCACTGCGTCCTCGAGAACGTCCCGCTCTGTCACGGCGCGATCTACCGGTTCGAGGGGCAGGTGACGACGTTCACGAACGACGGCGACGGTCCCTGTTATCGATGCATCTTCCCCGAAGCACCCGAGCCCGGAACGGTTCCCGACTGTGCAACGACCGGCGTCCTCGGCGTCCTCCCTGGCACCGTCGGCTGTATCCAGGCGACCGAGGCCGTCAAGTACTTCCTCGGGAACGGCGAGCTGCTCGAGGGCCGCTTGCTGATGTACGACGCGATGGACATGACGTTCGACACTGTCGAGATCAAGCCCAACCCCACGTGTCCAGTCTGTGGTGGCGACCCGGCGATCGAATCGATTCACGACGTCGAGTACGAGGGTGTCTGTTCGATCGCCGCGGACTGA
- a CDS encoding riboflavin synthase codes for MFTGIVEETGEIVGRTATDEGLRLRIAADDVADGLAHGQSISVSGACLTVEQYEDGAWFEVFLAAETVAKTYLGDLEEGESVNLERAMPADGRFDGHVVQGHVDAVATVEGVESVGEDWFFEFRLPEGYDRYVVEKGSITLDGISLTVAALAEDRVTVAIIPTTYELTTLSEKEPGDPVHLEVDVLAKYVERLLEGYVE; via the coding sequence ATGTTTACGGGGATCGTCGAGGAGACGGGCGAGATCGTCGGGCGGACGGCGACGGACGAGGGGCTCCGGCTTCGGATCGCCGCCGACGACGTAGCCGACGGGCTGGCCCACGGCCAGAGCATCAGCGTCAGCGGGGCGTGCCTGACGGTCGAGCAGTACGAGGACGGCGCGTGGTTCGAGGTCTTTCTCGCCGCCGAGACGGTCGCAAAGACCTACCTCGGCGACCTCGAGGAAGGCGAGTCGGTCAATCTCGAGCGAGCGATGCCCGCCGACGGCCGGTTCGACGGCCACGTGGTCCAGGGCCACGTCGACGCGGTGGCGACGGTCGAGGGGGTCGAGTCGGTGGGCGAGGACTGGTTCTTCGAGTTCCGGCTGCCCGAGGGCTACGATCGCTACGTCGTCGAGAAGGGCTCGATCACGCTCGACGGAATCAGCCTCACCGTCGCCGCGCTCGCCGAGGACCGCGTGACCGTGGCGATCATCCCGACGACGTACGAACTGACGACGCTCTCGGAAAAGGAGCCCGGCGACCCGGTCCACCTCGAGGTCGACGTGCTGGCGAAGTACGTCGAACGGTTGCTCGAGGGCTACGTCGAGTGA
- a CDS encoding ArsR/SmtB family transcription factor — MNRAGDVTPADVFELLADEYARRILVAADRRPMTAKALSDACDASLATVYRRASMLEEHGLLEERRTIGSDGTHRRKFETVLEELHVDLSEGELTVSVDTRDELADNFTSLWDELRGSR; from the coding sequence ATGAACCGGGCGGGGGACGTGACTCCGGCGGACGTCTTCGAGTTGCTGGCAGACGAGTACGCCCGGCGGATCCTCGTCGCCGCCGATCGGAGGCCGATGACCGCGAAAGCGCTGAGCGACGCCTGTGACGCCTCGCTCGCGACGGTCTACCGGCGCGCCTCGATGCTTGAAGAACACGGCCTCCTCGAGGAACGACGGACGATCGGGTCCGACGGCACTCACCGGCGCAAGTTCGAGACGGTGCTCGAGGAGCTCCACGTCGACCTCTCGGAGGGAGAGCTGACCGTCAGCGTGGACACGCGGGACGAACTCGCGGACAACTTTACGTCGCTGTGGGACGAGCTTCGGGGGAGCCGATGA
- a CDS encoding TlpA family protein disulfide reductase: MRRRDVLAGVGSVGVLAGAGLVATRGVPSFDDGNGDGATVDAGADPITVETLEAPGSSAGEVTVPAGDRVTFVDFFGTWCPPCVEQMPALGAAHERVGDSVQFMSVTTEPVGDAVPESTVVEWWDEHDGNWLLGIDPTAELAARYLAGGFPSAAAIDAAGRVQWSDAGVKTAAELVAGIGRALEADE; the protein is encoded by the coding sequence ATGCGTCGACGAGACGTCCTCGCCGGCGTCGGCAGCGTCGGCGTGCTCGCAGGTGCCGGCCTCGTCGCGACGCGCGGCGTCCCGTCGTTCGACGACGGCAACGGGGATGGCGCCACCGTCGACGCGGGAGCCGACCCGATCACCGTCGAGACGCTCGAGGCGCCGGGAAGCAGCGCCGGCGAGGTGACGGTCCCCGCGGGCGATCGGGTGACGTTCGTCGACTTCTTCGGGACGTGGTGTCCGCCGTGTGTCGAACAGATGCCGGCGCTCGGGGCGGCCCACGAGCGCGTCGGCGACTCGGTGCAGTTCATGTCGGTGACGACCGAACCGGTCGGCGACGCGGTCCCCGAGTCGACGGTCGTCGAGTGGTGGGACGAACACGACGGAAACTGGCTGCTCGGGATCGACCCAACCGCCGAACTCGCAGCCCGGTACCTCGCGGGCGGGTTTCCGTCCGCCGCAGCCATCGACGCGGCCGGACGCGTGCAGTGGTCGGACGCGGGCGTCAAGACGGCTGCCGAACTCGTCGCCGGGATCGGACGGGCACTCGAGGCCGATGAGTGA
- a CDS encoding DUF7563 family protein: MPECQNCGSFVTVAYARVFTPPGVDNPRVCPECEDLIRDGAEVRTARSPRNN; the protein is encoded by the coding sequence ATGCCGGAATGTCAAAACTGCGGCTCCTTCGTGACGGTTGCCTACGCTCGCGTGTTCACCCCTCCAGGAGTCGACAATCCTCGCGTCTGCCCCGAGTGTGAAGACCTGATTCGCGACGGTGCCGAGGTACGGACGGCGCGATCGCCGCGAAACAACTGA
- a CDS encoding DUF7533 family protein, whose protein sequence is MVGLFDSIKLVGVLILAIPAALAGLEFLLVRGEPVIGAALLVLATALVVGQHYLSLPTSVRGLLLNGVLGSGSADSESESRDD, encoded by the coding sequence ATGGTCGGACTCTTCGACTCGATCAAACTCGTCGGCGTGCTCATCCTCGCGATCCCTGCCGCGCTCGCTGGCCTCGAGTTCCTGCTCGTCCGGGGCGAGCCGGTCATCGGCGCGGCCCTCCTCGTGCTCGCGACGGCGCTCGTCGTCGGTCAGCACTACCTCTCGTTGCCGACGAGCGTTCGTGGACTGCTTCTGAACGGCGTTCTCGGCTCGGGCTCGGCTGACTCGGAGTCGGAGTCGAGAGACGACTGA
- a CDS encoding UvrD-helicase domain-containing protein: MATSETQVTRLFGGPGSGKTTALLDHVEEILDEDDVTFRDILVVSYTRAAAQEVRERLAERLDESPRALQGNVCTMHAKAYDLLDLSRGDVIGEKDKEAFCDEYGIEYEDEYSGAGRRTARSTTIGNKVIATSQWLQRTRREVADWYDVPFQWDVEEVRLPPEIDPNAQEGNKYTPTWPSDDDRIDVPEAIRAWRSYKGREGKIGFADMLERVKQRSLVPNVDYLVIDEFQDITTLQYDVYQEWKPHVKRVLIAGDDDQVVYSWQGADPALLLDEAVDEDVILPNSYRLPSNVLHAVNREIRHIDKRQEKDLNPRKEGGSVEAYQNKSMLDLVRMVRRTLVEGDGTIMLLFRARYQMFQFIDEFITEGVPFTALTDQRMWTDRLTQYVRAVEAIEAGEDVDGLQARRLADMLMESAFGTNERDDLFDVIDELKEDAGVDDLEELTVPKEVIKDHAPFMPGPASAADMVRKVTNFQKKSIRAYFAIGTYEHMDPDRVRVGTIHSAKGREADHVFMATDLTEKVVEQMAATVEGATSETSDEAGAAGGVENVPGCEEFTKTTSPVPILTDNERRVFYVGMSRARERLVILENLVDGAPTLPIGVLLNNEPTEADLEALIEEAQRPIDVEVEAEAP, from the coding sequence ATGGCTACCTCGGAGACGCAGGTGACTCGGCTGTTCGGTGGGCCGGGAAGCGGTAAAACGACGGCGCTACTCGACCACGTTGAGGAGATACTCGACGAAGACGACGTAACCTTTCGGGACATTCTCGTCGTTTCGTACACTCGAGCGGCCGCCCAGGAGGTTCGGGAACGACTGGCCGAGCGACTCGACGAGAGTCCGCGAGCGCTGCAGGGGAACGTCTGCACGATGCACGCGAAGGCCTACGACTTACTCGACCTCTCCCGGGGCGACGTCATCGGCGAGAAGGACAAAGAGGCGTTCTGTGACGAGTACGGCATCGAGTACGAAGACGAATACAGCGGGGCCGGCCGGCGCACGGCGCGATCGACGACCATCGGAAACAAGGTCATCGCGACGAGCCAGTGGCTCCAGCGCACCCGCCGGGAGGTCGCCGACTGGTACGACGTTCCCTTCCAGTGGGACGTCGAGGAGGTTCGCTTGCCCCCGGAAATCGATCCGAACGCCCAGGAAGGCAACAAGTACACTCCCACCTGGCCGAGCGACGACGACCGTATCGACGTCCCCGAGGCGATCCGTGCCTGGCGATCCTACAAGGGCCGAGAGGGGAAGATCGGTTTCGCGGACATGCTCGAGCGGGTCAAACAGCGCTCGCTCGTCCCGAACGTCGACTACCTGGTGATCGACGAATTTCAGGACATCACGACGTTACAGTACGACGTCTATCAGGAGTGGAAACCACACGTAAAGCGAGTTCTGATCGCGGGCGACGACGACCAGGTCGTCTACTCCTGGCAGGGTGCCGATCCCGCCCTCCTGCTCGACGAGGCGGTCGACGAGGACGTCATCCTGCCAAACTCCTACCGACTCCCCTCGAACGTGCTCCACGCGGTCAATCGGGAGATCCGTCACATCGACAAGCGCCAGGAGAAAGACCTCAATCCGCGAAAGGAAGGTGGCTCGGTCGAGGCCTACCAGAACAAGTCGATGCTCGACCTCGTCCGGATGGTCCGACGAACGCTCGTCGAGGGCGACGGCACCATCATGTTGCTGTTCCGGGCGCGCTACCAGATGTTCCAGTTCATCGATGAGTTCATCACCGAAGGCGTCCCCTTCACCGCACTCACCGACCAGCGGATGTGGACCGACCGACTCACCCAGTACGTCCGCGCCGTCGAGGCCATCGAGGCCGGCGAAGACGTCGACGGTTTACAGGCCCGTCGGCTCGCAGACATGCTGATGGAGTCGGCGTTCGGGACCAACGAGCGCGACGACCTCTTCGACGTTATCGACGAGCTGAAAGAAGACGCCGGCGTCGACGACCTCGAGGAACTGACCGTCCCGAAGGAGGTCATCAAAGACCACGCGCCGTTCATGCCCGGCCCCGCCTCGGCGGCCGACATGGTCCGGAAGGTCACGAACTTCCAGAAAAAGAGCATCCGGGCGTACTTCGCGATCGGGACCTACGAGCACATGGACCCCGACCGCGTCCGCGTCGGCACGATCCACTCCGCGAAGGGTCGCGAGGCCGACCACGTCTTCATGGCCACCGACCTCACCGAGAAAGTCGTCGAGCAGATGGCGGCCACCGTCGAGGGAGCGACGTCGGAGACGTCGGACGAAGCCGGTGCGGCCGGCGGAGTCGAGAACGTCCCCGGCTGTGAGGAGTTCACGAAGACGACCAGTCCCGTCCCGATCCTCACCGACAACGAGCGCCGCGTCTTCTACGTCGGCATGTCCCGTGCCCGCGAGCGACTCGTCATCCTCGAGAACCTCGTCGACGGCGCCCCGACCCTGCCCATCGGCGTCCTGCTCAACAACGAGCCGACCGAGGCCGACCTCGAGGCGTTGATCGAGGAAGCCCAGCGGCCGATCGACGTCGAAGTCGAAGCCGAAGCGCCGTGA
- a CDS encoding M24 family metallopeptidase gives MTERDEHRRAAIRAELESRDAGAFVHVGTGEEPSVAYCGVDGHERAIANDATVAVAFDGDAWLVVDEASVDGHPADRLARELRERDVATPLLTPQDVPHDAALYLEQAGFSLASSDVLERARATKTSDERDRIDRASAAASAGVRAAAAVLADATVVDGRLEAEGEAVTPERLRRTVDGAIVEAGAFPAGNTVVDEGVTSERREAAEPLRAGEPIVLEATPRGPTGYHGSLARTLVVESEGGPERRAHVAVTSALRSARAMLVGGDQPLEAVEADLEAEVRSFGFDEGVEAAVHGVGLEPREWPGHGDEIAVGSVVRLEAAVTDADAGCVRVADLLALEANGPRWLASPSRSLSPAAVVE, from the coding sequence GTGACCGAACGGGACGAACACCGTCGGGCGGCGATCCGGGCGGAACTCGAGTCCCGGGACGCCGGCGCGTTCGTCCACGTCGGGACCGGGGAAGAGCCGTCGGTCGCGTACTGCGGGGTCGACGGACACGAGCGAGCCATCGCCAACGACGCGACCGTCGCGGTCGCTTTCGACGGTGACGCGTGGCTCGTCGTCGACGAGGCGAGCGTCGACGGCCACCCCGCCGACCGCCTCGCTCGCGAGCTCCGCGAACGGGACGTCGCTACCCCGCTGCTCACCCCACAGGACGTCCCACACGACGCGGCACTCTACCTCGAGCAGGCAGGATTCAGCCTCGCCTCGAGCGACGTCCTCGAGCGGGCGCGGGCGACGAAAACGAGCGACGAACGCGACCGGATCGACCGCGCGAGCGCGGCGGCGAGCGCTGGCGTCCGGGCGGCCGCTGCGGTCCTCGCCGACGCGACGGTCGTCGACGGCCGGCTCGAAGCCGAGGGCGAGGCGGTGACCCCCGAGCGACTGCGCCGGACTGTCGACGGAGCGATCGTCGAGGCGGGTGCGTTCCCGGCGGGGAACACCGTCGTCGACGAAGGGGTCACATCGGAACGCCGCGAGGCAGCCGAACCACTTCGCGCCGGCGAGCCGATCGTTCTCGAGGCCACTCCTCGCGGTCCGACGGGCTATCACGGGAGTCTCGCCCGAACGCTCGTCGTCGAGAGCGAGGGCGGCCCCGAGCGACGCGCCCACGTCGCCGTCACGAGCGCGCTGCGCTCGGCTCGCGCGATGCTCGTGGGAGGTGACCAGCCCCTCGAGGCCGTCGAGGCGGACCTCGAAGCCGAGGTCCGATCGTTCGGGTTCGACGAGGGCGTCGAGGCCGCCGTCCACGGCGTTGGGCTCGAGCCCCGAGAGTGGCCGGGCCACGGCGACGAGATCGCCGTGGGGAGCGTGGTCCGACTCGAGGCTGCGGTGACCGACGCCGACGCTGGCTGTGTCAGGGTCGCCGACCTCCTCGCGCTCGAGGCGAACGGGCCGCGGTGGCTCGCTTCGCCCTCGCGGTCGCTGTCGCCAGCGGCGGTCGTGGAGTAG
- a CDS encoding cytochrome c biogenesis protein CcdA — MSDAALATSLSFALTAGVATFFSPCAYPLLPGYVGFYVNRTDSDGVTLRGAGARGIAAGLGVLATFSVLSGVTLAAGHAALSNSTFLEVLVGAALVAFGLLVVTGSAPSITLALPKRRSGILGFGIFGAGYALAGAGCVAPVFLAVVTHTIVLPPGSAALVLATYAGVVAVLMVSVTVATGIGLLTGAGLFAPHAKTIERLAGVVMILAGLGQLSLALFVYR; from the coding sequence ATGAGTGACGCGGCGCTCGCCACGTCCCTCTCGTTCGCGCTCACGGCGGGCGTCGCGACGTTCTTCTCCCCCTGTGCGTACCCGCTGTTGCCGGGCTACGTCGGGTTCTACGTCAACCGGACGGACAGCGACGGAGTGACGCTTCGCGGTGCGGGGGCTCGTGGCATCGCCGCGGGACTCGGTGTACTCGCGACTTTCAGCGTCCTGTCGGGGGTGACGCTCGCGGCGGGTCACGCCGCGCTGTCGAACAGTACGTTTCTCGAGGTGCTCGTCGGGGCAGCACTGGTCGCGTTCGGCCTTCTCGTGGTGACGGGATCGGCACCGTCGATCACGCTGGCACTCCCGAAGCGACGGTCAGGGATCCTCGGCTTCGGCATCTTCGGCGCGGGGTACGCGCTGGCCGGGGCCGGCTGCGTGGCCCCGGTCTTCCTCGCCGTCGTGACTCACACGATCGTCCTCCCGCCCGGCAGCGCCGCCCTCGTCCTCGCGACGTACGCCGGCGTGGTTGCCGTCCTGATGGTCTCGGTGACGGTTGCGACCGGAATCGGGCTGCTCACGGGCGCGGGACTGTTCGCACCCCACGCGAAGACGATCGAGCGACTCGCCGGGGTGGTGATGATCCTCGCCGGCCTCGGCCAGCTCTCCCTCGCCCTCTTCGTCTACAGATAA